ATTGCCGGTCTTGATGATGCAGGTCTTCGCCGCAGCAGCGCGGATCGCGTCATCACCGGCGGCATCGATACCGGTTGTGCCGATCACGTGAATCTTCTGCTGGGCCGCGGTGAGCGGCACCAGCGCCAGCGTCGCCTTGGGTACGGTGAAATCGATGATGCCGTCACAGGCCGCGAGCACCGCTTCGGGTGAATCGCTGATGCTGACACCCAGTTTTCCAAGACCGATCATCTCGCCGTAGTCGTGGCCGACGGCAGGTGAACCCTTGGCTTCGAGGCCACCGGCAAGCGTGCAGCCCTCCGTGGCGTGAACGATGCGGGCGAGTTCCCGGCCCATGCGGCCCCCGGCCCCGGCGATGGCAAGTCTCAGTGTCATGCCGCCGCCTTAGCGAAAATCGCGGGCAGAGGAAACAGCTTCCTCACGGGAATGCCGTCAGACCATGTGGCAGGCCACGAGCTGCCCGCCCTTCTGTTCAAGCGGCGGCATCTTCTTCGCGCAGATGTCCTGCACCAGCGGACAGCGCGTGCGGAAGGGACAACCCGAGGGCGGATTGAGCGGCGAGGGCAGTTCGCCCTTGAGGACAATGCGTTCCTTCTTGCGCCCGGGGTCCGCAACAGGCGTCGCCGAGAGCAGGGCGCGCGTATAGGGATGCTTGGGATTCTTGAAGATCTGGTCGCGCGGACCCTGTTCAACCACCTTGCCCAGGTACATCACCATCACGTCGTCGGCGATGTGGCGCACCACGGAGAGATCGTGGCTGATGAAGACATAGGCCAGTTGCAACCGCTCCTGCAGGTCGGCGAGGAGGTTCAACACCTGCGCCTGGATCGACAGATCCAGCGCCGAGACAGGTTCGTCAAGGACGAGGATGTCGGGCTCCAGCATGAGGGCGCGGGCAATGGCGATGCGCTGGCGCTGGCCGCCGGAGAACATGTGCGGATAGCGGTCGTAGTGCTCGGGGCGAAGGCCCACAAGGGCCATCATCTCGCGCGCCTTGGCGGTGCGCTCGGCTCCGCTGAAGCGGCCGTTCACCAGCAGCGGCTCCTCCAGTGCATGACCGATCTTCTGGCGCAGGTTGAGCGAACCAT
The nucleotide sequence above comes from Hyphomicrobiales bacterium. Encoded proteins:
- a CDS encoding dipeptide ABC transporter ATP-binding protein, with protein sequence MSIVLEARDLRRHYSVSKGLFADPATLKALDGASFSLARGKTLAVVGESGCGKSTLARILTMIEEPTSGSFRVGDTEVVGATVAARKALRPKVQIVFQNPYGSLNLRQKIGHALEEPLLVNGRFSGAERTAKAREMMALVGLRPEHYDRYPHMFSGGQRQRIAIARALMLEPDILVLDEPVSALDLSIQAQVLNLLADLQERLQLAYVFISHDLSVVRHIADDVMVMYLGKVVEQGPRDQIFKNPKHPYTRALLSATPVADPGRKKERIVLKGELPSPLNPPSGCPFRTRCPLVQDICAKKMPPLEQKGGQLVACHMV